A window of Nicotiana sylvestris chromosome 8, ASM39365v2, whole genome shotgun sequence genomic DNA:
ACAGAAGGTACTAATCAGGTTCAGTCTTCATGATGCAAAGACCAGAAACACTCCACTTGGAAGCCATCTAAATCTGTCAAAGGACCAATCACCTAAGACAGATGAAGAAAGGAAGTACATGTCCAAAGTTTTGTATGCTTCAGcagtaggaagtttgatgtatgctatggtttgcactAGACTTGACATAGCCCATGCAGTTGGAGTTGTCAGTAGATACATGTcagatccaggaaaggagcactgggaaggtgtaaaatggatattgcgatatctcaaaggcacctcaggtatggcacttTATTTTAAAAAGAGCAATATTATCTTACAAGGTTTTGCTGATGCAAATTTAGGTGGCGATCTGGATAGTCGAAAAAGTACCACGGGCTACGTGTTCACCTTGGGTGGTACTGCTGTTAGTTGGATGTCCAGACTTCAGAAAAGTGTTGCTCTAACTACCACTGAAACAGAGTACATGGCAATCTCAGAAGCTGGAAAAGAGATGATTTGGCTCAAGAATTTTCTTAAAGAGCTAGGTAAAGAGCAGGACAATTGTGAGCTTTTCAGCGATAGCCAGAGTGCAATTcatcttgccaagaatccagTGTTTCATGCAAGATCGAAGCATATCCAGTTGAGGTATCATCATATCCGAGAGTTGATAAATGAAGGAACTCTTTCCCTACAGAAGATACCAGGATCAAAGAACCcgtcagacatgttgaccaaagttgtcgGTGTTGACAAACTGAGGTTGTGCACTGCCTCAGTTAGCCTTCAAGACTGATAGAGTGAAGGCGCCACCAGAGAATAGcaaatctttctttattttctttcttgatgtaacataggtttgagggggagattgataggaccaaacctattgttgtatgtgaaagtagacaaaacaaaagaaagaaaaatcaaaaagagatgaaaatatgatgtaagcgcttacatcgacattcttgtgatgtaagcgcttacctcagcattcttatgatgtaagcgcttacatcggcattcttatgatgtaagcgcttacctcgacAGGGCATTCAAATGcttataaataggggtctacattttcatttgtagaacatcccaaaacttcttctttctctcttcaattaataaagagctattctttgtgtggccgtggagtaggcaaaaattgccgaaccacgtaaatcttgtcttgtcttgtcttgtgcaatttattgtcTCTCCTAAATATCCTTTTCCTTCTATTATCTTGACACGCTTACTCAACACCTACattttttagtcagcattaaaaAAAGAAATTACAAACATGAAAATATGCTGCTACACGTATTTATGATGGTTTTCGAAGAAtgggttttaatattttttttttaatttaagaaaCGTCAGTATTTGATTTAGTTTTAAAGATATTGGTTTCAAATTAATTTGGAAGAATTTAACCCTATAGCATATAGGCTTCACAAGAGTGAAAATTAGTTAGTATTTTAACCAAAGAATAGAACCACAATGAAAAACATACTTGCCCCATTAGCATGCATATAACGGAGCAACCAGCCCCTTCAACATCTCTCATAATGTGTTTTACGTTGTTGAAAGCTAGATCCACATGAGGTGTGTAATGCATAGCTAAAAAAACGTCAGTCACTATCTGAATGACTAAACAAATACCAGCTAACTTTATTTGTAGGGGTGTTCACGGTTTGGTTTGATCggtttttaattaaaaccaaaaccaaatcaatttaatcgatttttaaaattttaaaaccaaaaccaaatcaaaatAAATACAAACCATCGGTTTGATtgttattggtttggtttggtttggttcgatttttcggtTCTTAGTAAGCTAATAATAAGTCGATAATAGTGAAACAACACTATACAGTAATCTGAAAATAATTTGCTAAATTTATGCTTTTTGTATATTTCTTCGGGAACTGAAAgtttatttacctctttatatgaaaagaatgaacaaaaaaacAAACTAGATATTTGCTTTCTCAAGCTTTAGCCACTGTAGTCCTGCAatttgagtttgctttctttactCTTACGGTAggattttttttaactcttctgtTAGGCAAAAGTATGTGCGGAGGGTTAGAGAATTAAAATCtcttaaggaaaagaaaattagTCGATTCCTATTGTTTTGGGCTTAGACAATCTTTTAAGATATAAGTAGgataaatcaaaattcaaaataacaattaaattgcATAAAATATTAGAAAATGATATTATATTgcatataaataattattaaattttgtatataattaatcagtttggtttggtttatttttcgggtttttataatagaaccaaaaccaaaccaaatattatcggtttttaaaatttaaaaccaaaaccaatccaaatcaaaaaaaatatcgGTTTACTTAATCGGTTttgtttggttttcggtttggatcggttttccgTCAAACCGTGAACAACCCTACTTATTTGCTACTCCACTAAATATTTTACAATATTACAAAAAGATTGCTAAAAAATCTTTACGGTAAAAAGAAATAGATTTGGTCCTAAATCCTGATACATACCGTATAGAAATGCTATGACTTGCGTGGTTAAACTTGGTCCTTCGTATTTTTATAGGATTTTAAGCTAATATTTCCAGGTCTTGATGTACCTTAGCTTATTAGGTTGAGAGATATATGAGCCCTTTATCTTGCTCTAATTGTATTCAAGAGCAAAAGACTTTTCGCAATTGCTGcatttttatctgatttttcAGCCACCAATTAGTGCTGATACATAAAAAAGGACAATATTTGTGACTAAATTTTGCGCATCATATTGTTGACCTTTTATAACAAAAGTAAGCTTCCTTTCATGGTTTTACTAATTCTTGAGATCTTCATAAAATTGGTACTAACGGCTACTAACTCTGGAAAATCTGTGAACGATTATCGTCGTTAAACACcataatgaaaaataaaattgtTTTAATGTTTTCAAGTTAATCGAggattagttgtttttttttaaaaaaaaataaaaggtaaaaaagGTTACGGTCAAATTTCTTTTAAGTTTTGTTGGTTTCTCCTTTGGCGCTCTTGATTTCTCTCTTGCAAGAGAATTAGAATTGCGCTTTCCCGAGCTCAAGGTTACCTCATTCCGAGAAGTTAttctttttgatttattttttgcAACAAAAATAACATGTTGTTTCAAGTTTTAGAAAAGcttgaaaaaaaaagtttataATAAAGACTTTCGCCAAAACTGTTTTCAGCTTAACTAATTTGAACAAACGCCATATTTTACTAGTAGTGTATTATTCCTACTTATACATCTTATACAGGCATCAGGTTCTTATCATATTCTTCTCATCTCATTCTCCGGTATCAATTTCTTCAAATTGAGAAGAATATACATTGAATGGTAAGATTCAACAATAAACCTAATATTGCTGCTTTAGAGTTTGgattttatttctttcattttcagTAAAAAGAGTAAAGAGTGACTGAAAAAGGGAAGGTACCTGGATGTTGCTTAGCTTAGAGGTCACCAAGGAATGAGTATGGCAGAGATGCATGTTTGCTATTTTCAGAATGctttatctttacataaataattcaataaataaataaataatatttagatattttctctttttatcaaaaataaataaatattccaCTGGAGTAGGGTCCTAACGGCACGTGACAGAGGTGGAGAGTGTGTCAGCTCGCCATGTGAGTGAGCTTTGCTGCTGGGTGCATATCAAAAGCCATAACTGACGGTGGTCAATGCCACGTGGCGTATAATTAAGGGtggcttttctttttcatttttccgttttttccttcttttctcatttaccttttcttttttcttgtgcTTCTTAGCTTAAGCATCCAGCAACGTGAGAGCACGTGGCGCGTCCTGTCACGTGACATTCTAATTTTAATCCACCCACCCATGCACCACTTAGGCTCCTCTTTACTCTCTTTGACGCATAAGTCATGTTGAAATAATAACCAGCGAtatataatattttatatttagCTAACGAATATAAATATTTGTGACCGGCTAAATGTATTGCTTGCCCTTATTTAGATGCTCCTCTTACTTTGCTACATATTATATAAAACAAAATAGTAATACGGAAATGATATGATTCATGAATATGGAATTGGATATATAATTGGTTGTTATGAttagaaaaaaattaaatataaacTCACTAATTTTTAAGAGATATAACTTACTAATTGCCACTAAAAAGTTCGAGAGTTCTAGTTACCAAATTAAGATTTTAATAATTAACACAATACAACGATTAGGTTAAaatgataatatatatatatatatatatatatatatatatatatatatatatatatatatatatatatatatataagagggcAATAAGAAAGTGAGGTGGCACCTCTCTTAAGCCAAGAaacatatttatcttttttctcattttttttttgagtttttcattatttttttcatTCATCTTATATTAAAAATCATATGTTCATAAGTCGCACCACTTTATTTTCATAACCTATACTTTTAATAATCATAATCAGTGGCGAAGCTAGAAAATATTacaagggtgttcaaacttgaacaagaaaaaaaaattctcaacAAGTAGGTGCATCGAAAAATTTAAATCAAACAACGTGATATCGagctaaattataaaaatacaggTAATAGTACAAACAATTGGATAAATCCAAACTAATATAAAGAAGCGTCGAAAAGAGATTCTACTTATTACAATTGTACTCGACGACGCTTCATCTCTTGAAATGTTTTTATAATAGACTCATTAGAAACAATACTAAATACTTCTCTTTCTACATAAGGCACTATGCAACCGCCTAAAAAGTCATCATCCATTCGATTCCGCAAGTCATTTTTGATAAACTTCATTGCTGAGAAAGCTTTTTCAACAGTTGCAGTGGCAACAGGCAGAAGCAACGCAAGTTTCACTAAGAGGAATACAAGAGGATAAACTAAATGCTTCTTTGTCTTAACTAAtttttttgaaagtttagaaAGCCCATTTAGATCGGAGAACCTTTCATCAAAATCACGAACATCAATAATATAACTCGCAAGCTGATTCTCAAGAGTACTCATTGTAAATTCATCAAAGTCATCAGGATACAATTCAGCCATCTTCATTATTTTTCTGATATCAAAACTTGAAAATGAGTCAATTGGATTCAAGCGAGCAACTCCATGAAGCAAATCCGTCGTCGCTTCATCAAAACGATCATTAAGTTCTTGAAGTTGCCAATCAAGAACTTTACAAAACACATCAACACGATAATGATGAAAGACAGTATGATCAGCATGTTTTCGTCGTGATCTTCCAGAGTTAACA
This region includes:
- the LOC104214805 gene encoding uncharacterized protein; the encoded protein is MGELKTGRGLNQKLGLVRAGDTRWGSHFKSFGNFIRMFGSIVDVLDTLVEDASMLDDRAKASGYLEACQTYKVAFLLHLMTDILGITNELNVSLQRKEQDIANAMVLVQVAKKRLQTLRRDDEWNLFVDKVSTFCIKHDILVPNFDDLYVNSGRSRRKHADHTVFHHYRVDVFCKVLDWQLQELNDRFDEATTDLLHGVARLNPIDSFSSFDIRKIMKMAELYPDDFDEFTMSTLENQLASYIIDVRDFDERFSDLNGLSKLSKKLVKTKKHLVYPLVFLLVKLALLLPVATATVEKAFSAMKFIKNDLRNRMDDDFLGGCIVPYVEREVFSIVSNESIIKTFQEMKRRRVQL